The Paludisphaera rhizosphaerae genome segment AAAGCATTTACGCCGCCGAGCCGGTCATCGACCTCTCGATCCAGCCGAACAAGCGGGCCGACTACGACAAGCTGTCGAAGGCCCTCAACCGGTTCATGCGCGAGGACCCGACCTTCCGCGTTCACGTCGATCCGGAAACCAGCGAGACGATCATCTCCGGGATGGGCGAGCTCCATCTGGAGATCTACGTCGAGCGAATCCGTCGCGAGTACAAGGTTGAGTGCACCGTCGGCATGCCGAAGGTGAGCTATCGCGAGGCCCCGACCCGCGAGACCGCGTTCAACTACAAGCACAAGAAGCAGACCGGCGGCTCGGGCCAGTACGCCCACGTCGTCGGCAAGCTCGTGCCGCTCGATCCCGAGGCTCCCGAGCCGTTCGTCTTCGAGAACAAGGTCACCGGCGGCCGCATCCCGACCGAGTACATCCCCTCGGTCGAGAAGGGCTTCCGCGAGTCCATGCACAAGGGCCCCGTCGCCGGCTACGAGGTCATGGGCGTTCAAATGGTCCTGGAGGACGGCTCGTACCACGACGTCGACTCCTCGACGATGGCCTTCGAAATCGCCGCCCGCGACTGCTTCCGTGAGACGTTCCGCAAGGCCGACCCGGTCCTTCTCGAGCCGATCATGCTCGTCGAGGTCGAGGTCCCGACCGAGTTCCAGGGGCCGGTCACTGGCGCCATCTCCTCCAAGCGAGGCGTCATTCTCGGCACCGAGAGCCGCTCGGGCTACACCGTCATCTCCGCCGAGGTTCCCCTCAGCGAGATGTTCGGTTACTCGAACGACCTCCGCAGCATGACCCAGGGGAAGGGGGGCTTCTCCATGGAGTTCCTCAAGTACCAGAAGCTCCCCTCGCGGTTCCAGGAAGAGATCGTCAAGCGGGTCCAGGCCGAGGCCAAGGCCACCGCGAAGGCCTGATTTTCACTTCCTCAAAGTAGCTCGATGATAAAAAAAGGCCGCCGGGTCACCGGCGGCCTTTTTGTTTATTCAGGTGCAAGATATCGCCGAGTCATGCTGTAAATGACTTAATATTGGTTATTTTAAATAATCGGCCGCCCGCTGGACAAACCGATCCGGTCGCCGTGTAATGCCCCTTGGCGTTGACCCTCAGAGTGTTGTTCGATCTCTGGGTCCACGTCGTGCGTGGTCGACGCTGTTCGGCCGCATCGCACCCGGTTCGTGCTCCGGGGTTGCATCCATTAAGTCTTTCCATCGCCCCAGCGGGGGGGGCCGGGTACCCTCGCGCTTTGAGGAGGCTCCCTCATGCGCCGTCGTGGGTTTACGTTGATCGAACTGCTCGTGGTCATCGCGATCATCGCCGTGCTGATCGCCCTGCTGCTGCCCGCCGTTCAGGCGGCTCGCGAAGCGGCTCGCCGGATTCAGTGCACGAACAACCTGAAGCAAATCATGCTCGCCGTTCACAATTACACCGACGTCAACGGCGGCCTGCCCCCCACCGGAAACGCCGGCACGGTGAATTCGCGGACGGCCAACGCGAACGACTTCTCAGTGAATGCCCGGCTGCTCCCTTACATGGAGCAGCAGACCCTCTACGCAACGCTCAACGTCTCCGTGGGTTACAACCTCGAACACAACGGCACGGCTTCTTCGACGAAGATTGCGACCTTCCTCTGCCCATCCGACGGGACCACTGTCGCTCGGGGACTTAGCAACTACCCTGGGCACGACTTCGGCGATTGCAACTACGGTAACAGCGTCGGAACGCTTCACACCCTTTACGGCGGAACGTTTGACGGGCCGACGTACATGACTGGAAAGAATGCAGCCAACTACGGCGGCAACGTGAGCCTCGCCTCGATCACCGACGGTACGTCGAATACCGCGATGTACAGTGAGTGGGTCAAGGGGCCGTTCTCGGTCAAACCCGGAAAGCAGATGGTCTACACCATTGCGGTCACCTACACGCCGCCCAGCACGCCGGCACCTTCCGCTGGTCCGACTGGCGTCTCGGACACCCTGCGCTCGCTCGGAGCCAGTTGCCAGGCGTCCACAACGATCGGCGCTCAGACCTCCAAAGGGTTCTGCTGGGCGTCGCAGGGATGCGGCGTGGGCGGATGCTACAGCCATGTCAACACTCCGAACAAACAGTCCTGCATCTTCAGCAACATGAACGCCAACTATCCAGCGACGTTCGATTACGCTGCGGCGACTCTCGTCGGCGCGGCCTCCTATCACTCCGGCGGAGTCAACGTCGGCTTCCTGGACGGCTCGATCAAGTTCGTCAAGGACAGCATCAGCCCGGCGACCTGGTGGGCCGTCGCTACGAGAGCCGGCGGCGAGGTGATCAGCTCCGACGCCCTCTGAGTCCCGTCTCGGCGCGGTGTTGCCTTTCCTCGACGCGGCCTCGCAAATATTGGTGGCTTGAACATTTCTTAACCCAGACGCCGGCTCGCCGATTGACGCGGAGGCCGGCGTCTGTCATAACGGCGCGTTATCCATCTCTCACGCAACTCGGCGTACGCTCCTGACGGAATCGGAGGGATTCGCGCCATGTTAAACCGTGCTGCCTCTCTGCCCCTGTCTGATCCGACGAGGCCTGATTCGACGGTCTCCTCTTCCAACTCACCATATCGAGCCGTCGCGGCAGGGGTTCTGATCCTGGCTGTTGGTGTTCCGATCAGCCTTCTCGTTCGCCGACTCTGCCAGGAATGGGCGACGCTGAGGGCTGAAGAAAGCGCGGCGGCTTCGAGCACCGTCGTGGGCTATCCCAACATTTACCCCATCATTTCCCAGGCTTCCCGTCCGCAACCCTGGCGACGGGTCGAGGGAGGGGAGATGTTCGTGTGGTCGGGATGGAAGCAGGGGGAGGGCCACCGTTGGTTTAAGCTCGTCAGCGGCGACTGCGATCCGGCGGCCATCGGCGATCCAATGGGCCGGGACGTCGCTCTCTCGATCGACTTCCCGGCGGTGGAAGTCGGCGGCGGTAAGATCTGGGAACGAATCCCGGCCGACGCCGACATCGTCGGCATGTCGATCGGCAGGACCGCTTGCGCCTATCCCAAGGCGGTCTTGGCGAAGGTCTTGATCGTCAACGACGAGATCGACGGCGTGCCGATTCTGCTGCATGACGACCCGTTCATCAGCCAGCGGCAGGCGGACATCGCCGTGTTCGACCCCCGACTCGACGGCCACCGGATCACCATGGGAAGCAGCGGATTTACGGTAGCTGGGCATCACGTCCTCTACGACCGCGGGACGGAGAGCCTCTGGATCGATCGCGGCGAAGGATTGACGGCTTTCAGCGGGAAACACAAGGGTCGGACGCTGCCGTTGGTGAAGCGGCTGGATGTCACCTCCTGGGGCGAGTGGCAGGCCGACAACCCCTCTTCACGGCTGGTCATTGGCTCTCTTGACCGCCATCGGGCGCTTCCCTCCGAGTGAATGGCCTTGCGACCCGAAGCTCGCCTCCGTCCACGGTCGTGCGGATCGACCCGGTGCCTCCTTGACGAAGGGCGTCCGGGTCGC includes the following:
- a CDS encoding DUF1559 family PulG-like putative transporter, whose amino-acid sequence is MRRRGFTLIELLVVIAIIAVLIALLLPAVQAAREAARRIQCTNNLKQIMLAVHNYTDVNGGLPPTGNAGTVNSRTANANDFSVNARLLPYMEQQTLYATLNVSVGYNLEHNGTASSTKIATFLCPSDGTTVARGLSNYPGHDFGDCNYGNSVGTLHTLYGGTFDGPTYMTGKNAANYGGNVSLASITDGTSNTAMYSEWVKGPFSVKPGKQMVYTIAVTYTPPSTPAPSAGPTGVSDTLRSLGASCQASTTIGAQTSKGFCWASQGCGVGGCYSHVNTPNKQSCIFSNMNANYPATFDYAAATLVGAASYHSGGVNVGFLDGSIKFVKDSISPATWWAVATRAGGEVISSDAL
- a CDS encoding DUF3179 domain-containing (seleno)protein codes for the protein MFVWSGWKQGEGHRWFKLVSGDCDPAAIGDPMGRDVALSIDFPAVEVGGGKIWERIPADADIVGMSIGRTACAYPKAVLAKVLIVNDEIDGVPILLHDDPFISQRQADIAVFDPRLDGHRITMGSSGFTVAGHHVLYDRGTESLWIDRGEGLTAFSGKHKGRTLPLVKRLDVTSWGEWQADNPSSRLVIGSLDRHRALPSE